The Bacteroidota bacterium genome includes the window ACCGATTGGAATTTGGTAGTGGCTCAGTTTGCTCTTTTCCGATTCAACTTCGCGCCTTGGCGCCTTCGCGGTTCCTAAACCATTCTTTTATTAAACCGCAAAGACGCTAAGAATTTTCAAACTGACCCACTACCTGGAATTTAGAATTTTAGATTTCAATTTTTTATTTCAGTATCTTTGATTTACCAATGAAAACAGATCTTATAGCCCGCGTTGAAGAAGCACTTAACCAGCTGCGCCCTTTCCTGGAAACAGATGGTGGCAATGTAAAACTTGTAGAGATCACCGAGGACAATGTAGTTCGTCTCGAATTGCTGGGTGCGTGTAAATCCTGTTCTATGTCGGTGATGACTTTCAAAGCAGGATTGGAAGAAGCGATCCGCCGTGCGGCTCCTGAAGTGACGAAAGTGGAAGAAGTGAAATTAGCGGAGAATATTTAGAGTCCATTTCAATTTTTTTCTCACGCACTCTTCAACCATACTTCCGCTTCTTCTCTCGCTGAAAAAAATTTTATCCGTTTGTCGCCGGTGGCAGTGATCACTAATTTCGCTACGTTCCTCGTAAAAACATTTCCGCCGGTCATCGCTATCCGGTCGAATTTCATTTGCTTCGACATTTCCAGCCCGGCTTTTCTCGCTGCGGCATTGTGCTTTTTTGTACCGTCAATATTTCCGAGCATGAGGATTTTTTTTCCGGCCAGTGATATTTTTTCTGCACAACTCATCATTTCTTTCATCACCGCCATCACGGTATCTCCGTCCTGGTCACCTTCAAAAACAAAATAAATAATATCGTCGGGGCGAATAGTTACGGTGTTGGGCATGGGAATAATTTTCTGATGTAAAAGTAAAATTAAGTCAGGAATAGACTGTTGGTTTTTTTTGGGCGTGCTTGAAAATAGAATTATTAGATCAGATTCTCATCTCCTCACATTCCCAAATTTTCCAGCAAACTGTCATCTACAATATTCGGCATCGTCACAATTAAATTCGGAGTCCGTTTCATTTCTCTTTTGAAATAATATTTTCAATCTGCATTTTGAAAACAGGGAGAATATCAGTGACAACATTCCAAACCGCCCAGAAATCAACATCAATGTAATCGTGAATTAGTTTGTCTCTCATTCCTGCAATTTTCTACCATTCAACCTGGGGATGATCATTCCGGACTTTTTCCGAAAGATTCTTTGTTGCTTCTCCAATGATCTCGAAATTTCTGACAACCGCATCTCTTGTTTTGCGATCGTCAATGAAGCTCTTTTCGGAATAACCATTCGTGTACGCAAGGATAGCCTGAATACAATCAAGAATATGTTTAAGATAAACGACGTCAGACTTTTCTCCCATTATAGAATCCTGACAATGTCCCTTTCAATAAAAGATTTCAGATATGGAGAAACGGAGCGTTTCGTCACCAGATCAACAGGTATTTTCAAAGCCGAGCTCAATTCCTGCTCGAGTCCAATGAGATCCAAAAGGTTTGTTTTCTTCTGAAACTCCACAAGAATGTCCAGATCGCTGAAGGAGTGCTCTTCTTCACGGGCATATGATCCGAAAATACCAACATAAGACGGCTCAAATTTTCCGAGTGTCATTAAAATGGTACTCCTGTTTTCAAAAGAAAGATTCATATTCTAAAGTTAAGAAAATTAACTACAAATTCTCCAATAGGGAATCATCTACAATATTCGGCATCGTCACAATTAAATTCGGAGTCCGTTTCATTTCTCTTTCTATCGCGAACATCGCTTCTTTATTTCTCGCCCAGCTTCTGCGCGCAATTCCGTTATTCACGTCCCAGAAAAGCATCGAACGCAATCTTCGTTCTGCATCATCGCTTCCGTCGAGCACCATTCCAAATCCGCCGTTGATCACTTCTCCCCAGCCAACGCCGCCTCCATTG containing:
- a CDS encoding NifU family protein, translating into MKTDLIARVEEALNQLRPFLETDGGNVKLVEITEDNVVRLELLGACKSCSMSVMTFKAGLEEAIRRAAPEVTKVEEVKLAENI
- a CDS encoding STAS/SEC14 domain-containing protein, yielding MPNTVTIRPDDIIYFVFEGDQDGDTVMAVMKEMMSCAEKISLAGKKILMLGNIDGTKKHNAAARKAGLEMSKQMKFDRIAMTGGNVFTRNVAKLVITATGDKRIKFFSAREEAEVWLKSA
- a CDS encoding nucleotidyltransferase family protein: MNLSFENRSTILMTLGKFEPSYVGIFGSYAREEEHSFSDLDILVEFQKKTNLLDLIGLEQELSSALKIPVDLVTKRSVSPYLKSFIERDIVRIL